A DNA window from Pyrus communis chromosome 3, drPyrComm1.1, whole genome shotgun sequence contains the following coding sequences:
- the LOC137729329 gene encoding uncharacterized protein translates to MGRDGGILEKLRSLDAYPKINDDFFSRTLSGGIITLASSLLMFFLFVSELGLYLHTVTESKLLVDVSRGETLHINFDVTFPAIRCSLLSLDTMDISGERHFDIRHDIVKKRIDAHGNVIEAKKDGIGAPKIESPLQRHGGRLENNEKYCGSCFGAETSDDECCNSCDEVQEAYRKKGWALTNADLIDQCEREGFIQKIKDEDGEGCNIEGSLAVNKVAGNFHFMPGKSFHQSNFHVHDLLAFQMDSYNISHKINRLAFGDQFPGMQNPLDGVQWMQERPGGMYQYFIKVVPTLYTNIRGRTIRSNQYSVTEHYKSSELGHSQLPPGVFFYYDLSPIKVTFKEEHVPFLHFVTHICAIVGGIFTVAGLVDSFIYYGQRAIRKMEAGKFG, encoded by the exons ATGGGTAGGGACGGTGGTATCCTTGAGAAGCTGAGGAGTTTGGACGCCTACCCTAAAATCAATGACGATTTCTTCAGCCGTACGCTCTCTGGTGGCATCATTACCCTCGCATCTTCCCTCCTCATGTTCTTCCTCTTCGTCTCCGAGCTCG GACTATACCTCCACACTGTTACAGAGTCGAAGCTTCTTGTAGATGTTTCAAGAGGAGAAACCCTACATATCAAT TTTGATGTAACTTTTCCAGCTATCCGATGCTCATTACTCAGTCTTGACACAATGGATATTAGTGGAGAGCGGCATTTTGACATA CGACACGATATAGTCAAGAAACGAATTGATGCGCATGGTAATGTAATAGAAGCTAAGAAGGATGGAATTGGTGCACCAAAG ATTGAGAGCCCCTTGCAAAGGCATGGTGGAAGGCTTGAgaataatgaaaaatattgtggATCGTGCTTTGGAGCAGAAACG TCTGATGATGAATGCTGCAACTCGTGTGATGAAGTTCAAGAGGCATATAGGAAAAAAGGCTGGGCACTGACGAATGCAGATTTGATAGACCAG TGTGAACGGGAAGGTTTTATTCAAAAGATAAAAGATGAAGATGGTGAAGGATGTAATATTGAAGGATCCCTTGCAGTTAACAAAGTCGCgggaaattttcattttatgccTGGAAAAAGTTTTCACCAGTCTAACTTTCATGTCCATGATTTGCTGGCTTTCCAGATGGATAGTTACAAT ATAAGTCACAAGATAAACAGATTAGCTTTTGGTGACCAGTTTCCTGGCATGCAAAATCCCCTTGATGG TGTACAATGGATGCAGGAAAGACCAGGTGGTATGTACCAGTATTTCATCAAG GTGGTCCCTACGCTATACACCAATATTAGAGGCCGTACAATTCGCTCAAATCAG TACTCTGTGACAGAGCATTATAAGAGTTCAGAGCTGGGACACTCTCAATTGCCACCGGGAGTTTTCTTCTATTATGATCTTTCTCCAATTAAG GTCACATTCAAAGAAGAACATGTTCCGTTTTTACACTTCGTGACCCATATTTGTGCCATAGTTGGAG GTATATTTACCGTTGCAGGACTTGTAGATTCGTTTATATATTACGGTCAAAGAGCAATTAGGAAGATGGAAGCTGGAAAATTTGGGTGA